A genomic stretch from Ictalurus punctatus breed USDA103 chromosome 2, Coco_2.0, whole genome shotgun sequence includes:
- the znf652 gene encoding zinc finger protein 652 translates to MKSCQTRKGETIKEAMSQEEGSRTHSTQTYYHHTSLADSDLSPKLYKQEGVSKPYSVLVDNKMPTKALVPDLEPSPAPLQHYYKEASGTAGAEGGVKTKNDGTSDDTEEEEEEEEEEEEEAEEFKRAQIIVEVNLNNQTLHVSKGDKSIPAGEVKSDSEEEEEEEEDEEEEEEEEEEEDGEDDSIEEESVEEDPDDEEEEENETRRTRSKRARAKSHHVTAATGSIGVTTRGRRKSAEAPPQKRRSARDGRSSGPSASGGGREGEERGTLACEKCPRVFNTRWYLEKHMNVTHRRMQICDKCGKKFVLESELALHQQTDCEKNIQCVSCNKSFKKLWSLHEHIKIVHGYAEKKFACEICEKKFYTMAHVRKHMVAHTKDMPFTCETCGKSFKRSMSLKVHSLQHSGEKPFRCENCDERFQYKYQLRSHMSIHIGHKQFMCQWCGKDFNMKQYFDEHMKTHTGEKPFICEICGKSFTSRPNMKRHRRTHTGEKPYPCEVCGQRFRFSNMLKAHREKCFRVTSPMTQQPASMPISVHLTGHTPSPSGHTSSPPLPSQGTSTAAAVGPGMIASGIIGHGFSHLHMQATPTQHHQTHLHHPGHAPMTSHASPHQSVPSSLLPSPPALFKSEPINHCAHEDVYLRPGSTQQH, encoded by the exons ATGAAGTCGTGCCAGACGCGGAAGGGAGAGACGATAAAGGAAGCTATGTCACAGGAGGAAGGGTCGAGGACGCATTCCACGCAGACCTACTACCATCATACCTCTCTAGCAGACAGCGACCTATCACCAAAGCTCTACAAGCAGGAGGGAGTGTCCAAGCCCTATTCGGTGCTGGTGGACAACAAGATGCCCACCAAAGCGCTGGTTCCTGACCTCGAACCCAGTCCGGCTCCTCTTCAGCATTACTACAAAGAAGCTTCCGGAACCGCTGGAGCCGAGGGAGGGGTGAAGACCAAAAATGACGGGACGTCTGATGacacagaggaggaggaggaggaggaagaagaagaagaagaagaggcggAGGAGTTCAAGCGAGCACAGATCATTGTTGAGGTGAACTTGAACAATCAGACCTTGCACGTTTCCAAAGGAGACAAGAGCATCCCTGCAGGAGAGGTGAAAAGTGACAgcgaagaggaagaagaggaagaggaggatgaggaagaagaagaggaggaggaggaggaggaagatgggGAAGACGATAGTATAGAAGAGGAGAGTGTTGAGGAGGACCCTGAcgatgaggaggaagaggaaaacgAGACCCGGAGGACGAGATCCAAGCGGGCACGCGCAAAGAGTCACCACGTCACTGCAGCTACAGGCTCCATCGGAGTAACCACAAGGGGGCGGAGAAAGAGCGCTGAAGCCCCGCCTCAGAAGCGCAGGTCGGCGAGGGATGGAAGGAGCTCTGGTCCATCTGCTtcaggaggagggagggagggtgagGAGCGTGGAACACTGGCGTGTGAGAAATGCCCACGCGTGTTCAACACCCGCTGGTACCTGGAGAAGCACATGAACGTCACACACCGGCGCATGCAGATCTGCGACAAGTGCGGCAAGAAGTTCGTGCTAGAGAGCGAGCTGGCCCTGCACCAGCAGACTGACTGCGAGAAGAACATCCAG TGTGTGTCATGTAATAAATCTTTCAAAAAGCTCTGGTCGCTTCATGAGCACATTAAGATTGTCCATGGCTATGCCGAGAAGAAATTCGCCTGTGAGATATGTGAGAAGAAGTTCTACACAATGGCTCATGTTCGCAAGCACATGGTCG CTCACACTAAGGACATGCCATTTACATGTGAAACCTGTGGAAAGTCCTTTAAGCGCAGCATGTCCCTAAAGGTGCACTCACTTCAGCATTCAGGAGAGAAGCCTTTCCGTtgtgag AATTGTGATGAGCGTTTCCAGTATAAGTATCAGCTGCGGTCTCACATGAGCATCCACATTGGacacaagcagttcatgtgcCAGTGGTGTGGCAAAGACTTCAACATGAAGCAGTATTTCGATGAGCATATGAagacacacacag GTGAGAAGCCATTCATCTGTGAAATCTGTGGGAAGAGTTTCACCAGTCGACCCAACATGAAGCGTCACCGGCGCACACACACCGGAGAGAAGCCTTACCCGTGCGAAGTGTGCGGTCAGCGCTTTCGCTTCTCCAACATGCTCAAGGCGCACCGAGAGAAGTGCTTCCGGGTCACGAGCCCCATGACCCAACAGCCTGCCAGCATGCCCATCTCTGTTCATCTCACTGGCCACACCCCTTCTCCTTCTGGCCACACCTCCAGCCCACCACTACCCTCTCAAGGCACATCCACTGCAGCAGCCGTGGGCCCAGGAATGATTGCTTCGGGAATCATTGGACATGGCTTTTCCCATTTGCACATGCAGGCCACGCCCACGCAGCACCACCAAACCCATTTGCATCACCCTGGGCATGCTCCTATGACGAGCCACGCCTCTCCGCACCAGTCCGTGCCGTCCTCTCTCCTGCCGTCTCCCCCTGCGCTATTTAAAAGTGAGCCGATCAACCACTGCGCCCATGAGGACGTGTACCTGAGGCCAGGCTCCACACAGCAGCACTAA
- the phospho1 gene encoding probable phosphatase phospho1, whose amino-acid sequence MMRDSVFNCCFNPPHPPGVVEETQWHGSRAQALPPNNQRFLIFFDFDETLVDECSDDAMVTVAPNGSLPSWLKDTYRPGRYNEYMQRVLTYLAEQGVTPSTVRNTIERLPPCPGIPALLRFLRSCPSQDFEIICVSDANTVFIETWLQSLGFHTLFTRIFTNPAHFDENGQLQLRPFHSHDCLRCPMNMCKAEIVRRYTAQRVHERGGRRYQRVLYVGDGANDFCPSLTLGPGDVAFPRHDFPMHRLIQEMYEAKPGEFKATVVPWRSGEEIINKLRKVVEEQV is encoded by the coding sequence ATGATGCGGGACTCCGTCTTCAACTGCTGTTTTAACCCACCTCATCCTCCAGGTGTAGTGGAAGAGACACAGTGGCACGGCAGCAGAGCACAGGCCCTTCCCCCAAATAACCAGCGCTTTCTTATCTTTTTTGATTTTGATGAGACGCTTGTGGACGAGTGCAGCGATGATGCCATGGTCACAGTGGCTCCCAATGGTTCTCTGCCCTCCTGGCTTAAAGACACGTACAGGCCGGGCAGGTACAACGAGTACATGCAGCGAGTTTTGACCTACCTTGCTGAGCAGGGAGTCACTCCTTCAACTGTCCGTAACACTATAGAGCGTCTTCCGCCATGCCCAGGCATCCCTGCCCTGCTACGCTTCCTGAGGTCATGCCCATCACAGGACTTTGAGATCATTTGTGTATCAGATGCCAACACGGTGTTCATCGAAACATGGCTCCAGAGCCTCGGCTTTCACACGCTCTTCACGCGCATCTTCACGAACCCTGCTCATTTTGATGAGAATGGACAACTTCAGCTGCGCCCCTTCCACTCCCACGACTGCCTGCGGTGTCCGATGAACATGTGCAAGGCTGAAATTGTGCGACGCTACACGGCTCAGAGGGTGCACGAAAGAGGAGGCAGGCGATACCAAAGGGTGCTGTACGTCGGTGATGGTGCAAACGACTTCTGCCCATCGCTGACGCTGGGACCAGGTGATGTGGCGTTTCCTCGGCATGACTTCCCCATGCACAGGCTGATCCAGGAGATGTACGAGGCCAAACCTGGAGAGTTCAAAGCCACTGTGGTGCCTTGGCGCAGTGGAGAGGAAATCATCAACAAGCTCAGGAAAGTCGTGGAAGAACAGGTTTAA
- the natd1 gene encoding protein NATD1, with the protein MAQAAQMNVIEINSPIRVEHDKKRRQFSIRLNGSYDRAVLLYEYVGKKTVDLQHTEVPDAYRGRGIAKHLAKAAMDFVVEEDLRAHLTCWYIQKYVKENPHPHYLEHIIH; encoded by the exons ATGGCCCAGGCTGCTCAGATGAATGTCATCGAGATCAACAGCCCCATTCGCGTTGAACATGACAAGAAACGACGCCAATTCAGCATCCGTCTCAACG GGTCTTATGATCGAGCTGTGCTGCTCTATGAATATGTGGGGAAGAAGACGGTGGATCTGCAACACACTGAGGTTCCAGATGCTTACCGAGGACGAGGAATTGCCAAGCACCTGGCCAAG gcaGCAATGGATTTTGTGGTCGAGGAAGACCTCAGGGCTCACCTGACCTGCTGGTACattcaaaagtatgtgaaagaAAACCCTCACCCTCACTACCTGGAGCACATCATCCACTGA